Proteins found in one Thermodesulfobacteriota bacterium genomic segment:
- the trpC gene encoding indole-3-glycerol phosphate synthase TrpC, whose product MATILDRIVATKKEEVARLRRQGVRPPAEPVAPPRGFVRALTEGSDLAIIGEIKRASPSKGLISSDFEPVAIARAYLDGGARAISVLTDADYFQGDLAFIPQVRGEVPLPVLRKDFIIHELQITEARAHGADAVLLIAAILDDAALRDLLAVAEACGLDVLLEVHDEWELERAMVAGARLLGINNRNLKDFTVDLATSLRLKRLLPEAIPVVSESGIRSRDDLRRLADAGIRAALIGETLMRAADRAQALRSLLGAV is encoded by the coding sequence ATGGCGACCATTCTCGATCGCATCGTCGCCACCAAAAAAGAAGAGGTGGCCCGCCTGCGGCGGCAGGGGGTGCGGCCGCCCGCCGAGCCTGTGGCGCCGCCCCGGGGCTTTGTCCGGGCCCTGACCGAGGGCTCGGACCTGGCCATCATCGGCGAGATCAAGCGGGCTTCACCGTCCAAGGGCCTCATCAGCTCCGACTTCGAGCCGGTGGCCATTGCCAGGGCCTACCTGGACGGCGGGGCCCGGGCGATCAGCGTCCTGACCGATGCCGACTATTTCCAGGGCGACCTGGCCTTCATCCCCCAGGTGCGGGGGGAGGTGCCGCTGCCGGTGCTGCGCAAGGATTTCATCATCCACGAGCTGCAGATCACCGAGGCCCGGGCCCATGGGGCGGACGCGGTGCTGCTCATTGCCGCCATCCTCGATGACGCTGCGCTCAGGGACCTCCTGGCCGTGGCCGAGGCCTGCGGTCTCGATGTCCTTCTCGAGGTCCACGACGAGTGGGAGCTGGAGCGGGCCATGGTGGCCGGCGCTCGCCTTCTGGGCATCAACAACCGCAACCTCAAGGACTTCACCGTGGACCTGGCCACCAGCCTGCGGCTGAAAAGGCTCTTGCCCGAGGCGATCCCGGTGGTGAGCGAGTCCGGGATCCGCAGCCGGGACGACCTCCGGCGCCTGGCCGATGCCGGCATCCGCGCCGCCCTCATCGGCGAGACCCTGATGCGGGCGGCGGACCGGGCCCAGGCCCTGCGGTCGCTCCTGGGCGCTGTCTAG
- a CDS encoding phosphoribosylanthranilate isomerase, whose product MAAEVRTRIKVCGITRAADAHFLAAAGVDALGFIFAAKSPRRVSPEQARDIIRGLPPFVAPVGVFVDATAAEVAQIAAFCRLAAVQLHGSEPPELCRALARPVVKAIRVGPHTRRQDLVPYLGAVAGLLFDTYQPGQAGGTGLAFDWSRLADLAPPLPWILAGGLAPANVGPAVARLHPYGVDLNSGVEQAPGIKDPALALAALAAIRQADLAR is encoded by the coding sequence ATGGCTGCCGAGGTACGCACCCGGATCAAGGTCTGCGGCATCACCCGTGCGGCCGACGCCCATTTCCTGGCTGCCGCTGGCGTCGATGCCCTGGGCTTCATCTTCGCCGCCAAGAGCCCCCGGCGGGTGAGCCCGGAGCAGGCCCGGGACATCATCCGGGGGCTGCCGCCCTTCGTGGCCCCGGTGGGGGTGTTCGTGGATGCCACCGCCGCCGAGGTGGCCCAGATCGCTGCCTTCTGCCGCCTGGCCGCGGTGCAGCTGCACGGCAGCGAGCCGCCGGAGCTGTGCCGGGCGCTTGCCCGGCCGGTGGTGAAGGCGATCCGGGTCGGCCCCCACACCCGGCGCCAGGATCTGGTGCCCTACCTGGGCGCCGTGGCAGGCCTCCTGTTCGACACCTACCAGCCTGGCCAGGCCGGTGGCACCGGCTTGGCCTTCGATTGGAGCCGGCTCGCCGACCTCGCCCCGCCCCTGCCCTGGATCCTGGCCGGTGGGCTTGCCCCCGCCAACGTTGGCCCGGCGGTGGCCCGCCTCCATCCGTACGGGGTGGATCTCAACTCCGGGGTCGAGCAGGCCCCGGGGATCAAGGATCCCGCCCTGGCCCTGGCCGCCCTGGCCGCCATCCGGCAGGCCGACCTCGCCCGCTGA
- a CDS encoding ATP-binding cassette domain-containing protein has translation MALVVLQDVFVSYTSHPLLERVCLQIEAGERICLVGRNGAGKSTLLSILTGQLAPDQGQIFRQPGLRVAYLPQKVPAGLTGSVRQVVAGGLAPAAGGPDPACARDWRHEQPVAAILSRMALPAEASFGELSGGLKRRVLLARALVGDPDLVLLDEPTNHLDLSAITWLEEHLLAGRATVVFVTHDRQLLRRLATRILDLEHGALTSWPGDYAVYLRRKEEALAAACGQDARFDKKLAQEEAWIRQGVKARRTRNEGRVRALLAMRRERANRRQELGQVRMAITSAVLSGRLVAVLEDVSFSYGDRPVIAHLTTTVLRGDRIGIIGPNGAGKTTLLRLLLGELAPTSGHLRLGTNLEPLFFDQERAQLDDEASVIANLTEGGDSVEISGVRRHAIGYLQDFLFPPARVRQPVRILSGGERNRLLLAKLFARPANVLVLDEPTNDLDVETLELLEELLQEYPGTVLVVSHDRAFLDNVVTSTLVFEGKGQVVEYAGGYSDWQNLRPAAAPVRPSAKPSRQERPRPVTAGRRKLSFREEQELTGLPAAIEALEAEQSALAAAMADPGFFQGNGSRVSAAAARLAALEDEIGRAYQRWQELEALREQALER, from the coding sequence ATGGCCCTGGTCGTCCTGCAAGACGTCTTTGTCAGCTACACCTCCCATCCCTTGCTGGAGCGGGTCTGCCTGCAGATCGAGGCCGGAGAGCGGATCTGCCTGGTGGGCCGCAACGGGGCCGGCAAATCGACCCTCCTTTCCATCCTCACCGGCCAGCTGGCGCCGGACCAGGGCCAGATCTTCCGGCAGCCCGGCCTGCGGGTCGCCTACCTGCCCCAGAAGGTCCCCGCCGGGCTGACCGGCAGCGTGCGGCAGGTGGTGGCCGGCGGGCTGGCACCGGCCGCCGGGGGGCCTGATCCGGCTTGCGCTCGCGACTGGCGGCACGAGCAGCCGGTGGCGGCCATCCTCTCCCGCATGGCGCTCCCGGCCGAGGCATCCTTCGGCGAGCTTTCCGGTGGCCTCAAGCGGCGGGTCCTGCTGGCCCGGGCCCTGGTGGGCGACCCGGACCTGGTGCTCCTGGACGAGCCCACCAACCATCTGGACCTGAGCGCCATCACCTGGCTCGAAGAGCATCTCCTGGCCGGCCGGGCCACCGTGGTCTTCGTCACCCACGACCGCCAGCTCCTGCGCCGGTTGGCCACCCGCATCCTTGATCTGGAGCACGGTGCCCTCACCAGCTGGCCCGGCGACTACGCCGTCTACCTGCGGCGCAAGGAGGAGGCCCTGGCCGCCGCCTGCGGCCAGGACGCCAGATTCGACAAGAAGCTTGCCCAGGAGGAGGCCTGGATCCGCCAGGGGGTCAAGGCGCGGCGCACCCGCAACGAGGGCCGGGTGCGGGCCCTTTTGGCCATGCGCCGGGAGCGGGCCAACCGCCGCCAGGAGCTGGGCCAGGTGCGCATGGCGATCACCAGCGCCGTTCTGTCCGGCCGGCTGGTGGCGGTGCTGGAGGACGTCTCCTTCAGCTACGGCGACCGGCCGGTCATTGCCCATCTCACCACCACCGTGCTGCGGGGCGACCGCATCGGCATCATCGGCCCCAATGGCGCCGGCAAGACCACCCTGTTGCGCCTCCTCCTGGGAGAGCTGGCCCCGACCAGCGGCCACCTCCGCCTGGGCACCAACCTTGAGCCCCTCTTTTTCGATCAGGAGCGGGCCCAGCTGGACGACGAGGCCAGCGTCATCGCCAACCTCACCGAGGGCGGCGATTCCGTGGAGATCAGCGGCGTACGCCGCCACGCCATCGGCTACCTGCAGGACTTCCTCTTCCCGCCGGCCCGAGTCCGCCAGCCGGTGCGGATCCTGTCGGGCGGCGAGCGCAACCGCCTGCTCCTGGCCAAGCTCTTTGCCCGGCCGGCCAACGTCCTGGTGCTCGATGAGCCCACCAACGATCTCGATGTGGAGACCCTGGAGCTGTTGGAGGAGCTGCTCCAGGAGTATCCGGGCACCGTGCTGGTGGTCAGCCACGACCGGGCCTTCCTGGACAACGTGGTCACCAGCACCCTGGTCTTCGAGGGGAAGGGGCAGGTGGTGGAGTATGCCGGCGGCTACTCGGACTGGCAGAACCTGCGCCCCGCCGCCGCGCCGGTGCGGCCGTCCGCCAAGCCGTCCCGCCAGGAGCGGCCCCGGCCGGTGACGGCCGGCCGGCGCAAGCTCTCGTTCCGGGAGGAACAGGAGCTTACCGGGCTACCGGCCGCCATCGAGGCCCTGGAAGCGGAACAGAGCGCGCTGGCAGCTGCAATGGCCGATCCCGGCTTCTTTCAGGGCAACGGCTCCCGGGTGAGTGCCGCCGCCGCCCGCCTGGCGGCGCTGGAGGACGAGATCGGCCGGGCCTACCAGCGCTGGCAGGAGCTGGAAGCGCTCCGGGAGCAGGCCTTGGAGCGGTAG